A part of Balneola sp. genomic DNA contains:
- a CDS encoding glycoside hydrolase 43 family protein: MWFIFIGLFVILFTSCSNVDKPMASSDPSFDWFTYQGNDPIYEGLEVAADEYVNPINAGFYPDPSIVRVGKDYYMVHSSFSYYPGIPIFHSTDLVNWNQIGHVLDRPSQLAVDSLGISRGVFAPTIEYNDGTFYVLTTLVDAGGNFMVTTEDPAGDWSDPIWLDRVGGIDPSIFFDDDGKVYVINNDAPEGTPLYEGHRAVWIREYDLETNKSISEPKVIINGGVDISTKPIWIEGPHLIQKDGEYILHAAEGGTGPQHSQVVLKGSSPLGPFTPYEGNPILTQRHISPDRDFSVEYVGHADMVETENGEWWTIFLGVRPYDGVHFNTGRETFLLPVIWKDGWPVILEGEEAVPLKIKRPDLPYSKEPTPPTHGNFTYTDNFSQPELADYWIMMRTPREDWWELSENGYLNIEARPERISGLGNPSFLGRRQQHAYGSASTKMIYTPEHSGDIAGITAFQGENYYYLLGVTQNEAGETELFVEKSEGNKVEKIAAEVIPQNQESEYYLKITARGDEYDFSYALEEGNWQPLYEGADGTILSTNKAGGFVGTIFGMYAYSNQDKK; encoded by the coding sequence ATGTGGTTTATATTCATTGGTCTTTTCGTGATTCTTTTTACTTCATGTTCAAATGTCGATAAACCTATGGCAAGCTCAGACCCAAGCTTTGACTGGTTTACTTATCAGGGGAATGACCCGATCTATGAAGGGCTTGAGGTTGCTGCTGACGAATATGTAAATCCAATAAATGCCGGGTTCTATCCTGATCCAAGTATTGTCCGGGTTGGTAAAGACTACTATATGGTTCACTCCTCTTTCAGCTACTATCCGGGTATACCTATTTTTCACAGTACCGATCTAGTGAATTGGAATCAGATCGGGCATGTATTAGACCGACCTTCACAACTTGCCGTTGACAGTCTTGGTATTTCAAGAGGAGTGTTTGCGCCTACTATTGAGTATAACGATGGCACCTTTTATGTGCTGACTACTTTAGTTGATGCAGGCGGTAACTTCATGGTTACAACAGAAGATCCTGCCGGAGACTGGTCCGACCCAATATGGCTGGATAGAGTCGGTGGAATAGACCCTTCTATTTTCTTTGATGATGATGGAAAAGTATATGTTATAAACAATGACGCTCCGGAAGGAACACCGCTTTACGAAGGGCACCGTGCAGTATGGATTCGAGAGTATGATTTAGAAACAAACAAATCCATTAGCGAACCAAAAGTTATTATTAACGGAGGGGTTGATATCAGCACAAAGCCAATCTGGATCGAAGGCCCTCACCTTATTCAAAAAGACGGAGAATATATATTACATGCTGCTGAGGGCGGTACAGGCCCGCAGCATTCTCAGGTAGTTTTAAAAGGGAGCTCTCCCCTTGGCCCATTCACTCCTTATGAGGGCAACCCTATACTCACCCAACGGCACATTTCTCCTGACCGGGATTTTTCAGTCGAATATGTAGGACATGCAGATATGGTAGAAACTGAAAATGGTGAATGGTGGACCATTTTCCTGGGTGTCCGCCCGTATGATGGTGTTCACTTCAATACCGGCCGCGAGACCTTTTTATTACCTGTTATCTGGAAAGATGGCTGGCCGGTTATTCTGGAAGGTGAAGAAGCGGTGCCACTCAAAATAAAACGCCCTGACTTACCTTATTCAAAAGAACCTACTCCTCCCACTCACGGTAACTTCACCTATACCGATAATTTCAGTCAACCTGAGCTTGCCGATTACTGGATTATGATGCGAACCCCACGGGAAGATTGGTGGGAGCTATCTGAAAATGGATATCTAAATATTGAAGCAAGACCGGAAAGGATAAGCGGTCTTGGTAATCCTTCATTTTTAGGAAGACGCCAACAGCATGCTTATGGCTCAGCATCAACAAAAATGATTTATACTCCCGAGCATTCAGGAGATATTGCCGGAATTACAGCATTTCAGGGAGAGAATTATTACTACCTCTTGGGAGTTACCCAAAATGAAGCTGGAGAAACCGAGCTTTTTGTTGAGAAGTCGGAAGGTAATAAAGTTGAAAAAATTGCAGCTGAAGTCATACCTCAAAACCAAGAGAGTGAATACTATTTAAAAATCACAGCTCGAGGTGATGAATATGATTTCTCATATGCATTAGAGGAAGGTAACTGGCAACCCCTATATGAAGGAGCCGATGGAACTATCCTTAGCACGAATAAAGCCGGTGGTTTTGTTGGAACCATTTTCGGCATGTATGCTTATTCAAATCAAGATAAAAAGTAA
- a CDS encoding GDSL family lipase yields the protein MSLFSKNTSRRFLIKSAFLIGVITIALSSLGFAQSEKWVGTWTTSPQLTEERNNPPSPGLSNNTIRQVLRVSIGGDSLRMRFSNEFSPDPVTMKEVHIAVSTGGGAIDPDTDRTLYFDGETEVTMDANSAVTSDAFYFPTNALKTLAVTIYFGETSPDVTGHPGSRTTSYILEGNAVAQQNFTGSAQTDHWYVINTIDVQASDSAAAVAIIGDSITDGRGSGTNEQNRWPDELANRLQANPETQDVGVLNAGIGGNCVLAACLGPSALSRFDRDILGQSGVRWLIILEGVNDLGSGREGVGEELIDAYKQMINKAHLNGIYVYGATILPIKGSFYYSETSEAERQIVNEWIRTTDLLDGVIDMDKALRNPADTLALLPIADDGDGLHPSEQGHRLMAEAVDLDFFRHHARRVHR from the coding sequence ATGTCTTTATTCTCCAAGAACACATCCCGGCGTTTTTTAATAAAATCAGCTTTTTTAATTGGCGTAATTACTATTGCTCTTAGTTCTTTGGGATTTGCACAATCAGAAAAATGGGTTGGCACCTGGACTACTTCTCCCCAGCTTACAGAGGAAAGAAATAACCCTCCAAGCCCGGGTTTGAGTAATAATACCATTCGTCAGGTTTTGCGGGTTTCAATTGGCGGTGATTCTCTCAGAATGCGTTTCTCTAATGAGTTTAGCCCTGACCCTGTTACCATGAAAGAAGTTCATATTGCTGTTTCAACCGGTGGCGGAGCGATAGACCCGGATACCGATCGAACCTTATATTTTGATGGGGAAACTGAAGTAACCATGGATGCTAACTCAGCGGTCACCTCGGATGCCTTTTACTTTCCAACCAATGCCCTGAAAACTCTTGCTGTCACCATTTACTTCGGTGAAACATCTCCTGATGTTACGGGCCATCCGGGCTCCAGAACTACCTCATATATTCTTGAAGGTAACGCTGTAGCACAGCAAAATTTTACAGGCTCAGCTCAAACCGATCACTGGTACGTCATTAACACCATAGATGTGCAAGCATCTGACTCAGCAGCCGCGGTTGCAATTATTGGAGATTCAATTACTGATGGGCGTGGTTCAGGAACCAATGAACAAAACCGCTGGCCCGATGAGTTGGCGAACCGTCTTCAAGCAAATCCGGAAACTCAAGATGTTGGAGTTTTGAATGCCGGAATAGGAGGTAATTGTGTACTTGCAGCTTGTCTTGGACCTTCAGCTTTAAGTCGTTTCGACAGGGATATATTAGGCCAAAGCGGGGTTCGTTGGTTAATAATTCTTGAAGGAGTGAATGATTTAGGTTCTGGCCGTGAGGGAGTTGGTGAAGAATTGATCGATGCCTACAAACAAATGATTAACAAGGCGCACCTCAATGGAATTTATGTGTACGGGGCAACTATCTTACCAATCAAAGGCTCGTTTTATTATTCCGAAACAAGTGAAGCTGAGAGACAAATAGTTAATGAATGGATTCGGACAACTGATTTACTTGATGGAGTAATCGATATGGATAAAGCACTGCGTAATCCGGCGGACACTCTTGCATTACTTCCTATAGCTGATGACGGTGATGGATTACATCCAAGCGAGCAAGGTCACCGCTTAATGGCTGAAGCTGTTGATCTCGATTTTTTTAGACACCACGCCCGTAGAGTACACCGATAA
- a CDS encoding Na+/glucose cotransporter has translation MGTLAVLDWIVIAGYFLIIAGVAWWVIKQKTDTATDYFLAGRHLGWMIVGTSIFASNIGSEHLVGLAGSGTTDGMAMAHYELHAWCLLVLGWVMLPFFIRSKVFTMPEFLEKRFSPLARTILSGISLVAYVLTKIAVGIFAGGIVFSVLLPNISFLGLNSFWIGSILVIVFTGIYTILGGLRAVAYTEALQTLVLVFGSILVLIYGLKAIGGWDALYSIAGEEMFNLWKPIVPDGMEGTWAPVMEEDRMAWYFNTNYPWVAMLFAAPIVGLWYWTTDQYIVQRALGAPNETEGRRGTIAAAFLKLLPVFIFIIPGIIAFALAKSGQMEILTQELMTEQGEVNTQNAQAAFPLLVAHILPVGVRGIVVAGLLAALMSSLAGVFNASSTLFTMDFYKKFRPEASEERLVMMGRIATVIMVIIGLLWIPVIQGSRGLYDYLQGVQSYLAPPIFVVFFLGVFNKRLNKDGALWSLFIGFGLGVFRLAVDTPVTLIDGFQYAEGSFLWIVNNIFFQYYSVIITIVCIATMFIVSYMTPAPSYEKIAGLTYGTLSEEDKQASRDSYTKLDVFLSVLLIVVIAGIYIFFS, from the coding sequence ATGGGAACATTAGCCGTATTAGACTGGATTGTAATAGCCGGATATTTTCTGATTATCGCAGGTGTAGCGTGGTGGGTAATTAAGCAAAAGACGGATACAGCCACCGATTACTTCTTAGCTGGAAGGCATTTAGGTTGGATGATCGTCGGTACCTCTATTTTTGCCTCAAATATTGGATCAGAACACCTTGTTGGTTTAGCCGGATCAGGAACCACGGATGGTATGGCCATGGCACATTATGAACTCCACGCCTGGTGTCTGCTTGTACTTGGATGGGTGATGTTGCCTTTCTTTATAAGATCGAAAGTGTTTACCATGCCTGAGTTTTTGGAGAAGAGATTCTCCCCACTTGCCCGGACTATTCTTTCCGGTATTTCTTTAGTGGCTTATGTTCTTACTAAAATTGCTGTGGGTATTTTTGCCGGAGGTATTGTATTCAGTGTACTGCTCCCAAATATTTCATTCCTTGGATTAAATAGCTTCTGGATTGGTTCCATTTTGGTTATTGTGTTTACCGGAATCTACACCATTTTAGGAGGCTTGCGTGCAGTTGCTTATACAGAAGCCCTGCAAACATTAGTACTCGTCTTTGGCTCTATCCTTGTCCTTATTTATGGACTGAAAGCAATAGGAGGCTGGGACGCATTGTACTCAATTGCCGGAGAGGAAATGTTCAACCTCTGGAAACCAATTGTACCAGATGGGATGGAAGGGACTTGGGCTCCTGTAATGGAAGAGGATAGAATGGCTTGGTACTTCAACACCAACTATCCATGGGTGGCAATGTTATTTGCTGCACCGATTGTAGGTCTCTGGTACTGGACAACAGATCAGTACATTGTTCAGCGTGCTTTGGGTGCGCCTAATGAAACAGAAGGCCGGCGCGGAACCATTGCTGCAGCATTTTTGAAATTGCTACCTGTATTTATTTTCATCATCCCCGGTATCATCGCTTTCGCGCTTGCGAAATCAGGACAAATGGAGATTCTCACCCAGGAACTTATGACTGAACAAGGCGAGGTTAATACCCAAAATGCACAAGCTGCTTTCCCGCTGTTAGTTGCACATATTCTTCCGGTTGGTGTCCGCGGTATAGTTGTGGCCGGATTACTTGCTGCTCTCATGAGTTCACTTGCTGGGGTCTTTAACGCATCATCTACATTATTCACTATGGACTTCTATAAAAAGTTCAGACCTGAAGCTTCGGAAGAACGCCTCGTAATGATGGGAAGAATAGCCACGGTTATCATGGTAATAATAGGGCTGCTTTGGATTCCGGTGATTCAGGGAAGTCGTGGACTTTATGACTACTTACAAGGAGTGCAGTCTTATTTAGCGCCACCAATATTTGTAGTGTTTTTCCTCGGTGTATTTAATAAACGCCTTAATAAAGATGGAGCACTCTGGTCCTTATTTATTGGGTTTGGATTAGGAGTATTCCGCCTCGCAGTAGATACTCCTGTTACCTTGATTGATGGCTTTCAATACGCTGAAGGATCATTTCTTTGGATTGTTAACAATATTTTCTTCCAATACTATAGCGTGATTATTACCATCGTTTGTATAGCAACGATGTTTATTGTCAGTTATATGACTCCGGCGCCGTCCTATGAAAAAATTGCGGGCCTTACTTATGGAACGTTGAGTGAAGAAGACAAGCAGGCATCGAGAGATAGTTATACCAAGCTTGATGTTTTCCTCTCTGTATTGCTGATCGTTGTGATTGCAGGTATATATATTTTCTTCTCGTAG
- a CDS encoding beta-galactosidase: MNNSLPVFKHLPLLLVFFSLFACSEQSQRERLSINDDWKFMKYESAEDTDTLIYDVRPELTEYNDAQAADTEPENALEVEAEKMVLKPWIMPSGNDFISDPAKRFERPKGNPGSDFPFVQNNFDDSSWETVTLPHDWAIEGPFFEGPDAEVTGGMGRLPSPGVAWYRKDLDIPASDSLKSIFLDVDGAMSYAMVWLNGNLVGGWPFGYASWRLDLTPYLNYGGDNQLSIRLDNPPESSRWYPGGGLYRNVWLVKTNPVHIAHWGTYVTTPEVSEELATIDLEISIDNRTEEEVNVEARTKIYALDAEGNRTGGVVQRFEPVRTSISAEGNGGLKSSVQIENPKLWGPPPTQTPNMYVAVTMLYQDGKRVDKYETEFGIRTIEMDGDRGVIVNGEHVHIKGANQHHDLGALGAAFNTRAAERQLEILREMGTNSIRTAHNPPAPELLELTDRMGFLVIDESFDVWERRKTPYDFHLIFPDWHEQDLRALVRRDKNHPSIIAWSTGNEVGEQYTGQAGADLAMKLRKIMKDEDPTRLTTASMNFAKPPMEFPDPVEVISLNYQGEGIRDEGEYAHLRCCGITTSPLYPSFKETYPGRVIISSENAAAVSSRGTYLFPVVDAISSPISPGKGGDPETAYVSAYELYTADFGSSADKVFRSIDQHPYVAGGFVWSGWDYLGEPTPYYSARSSYFGAIDLAGFPKDRFYIYQANWRPDYPMAHIFPHWNWPDRIGEVTPVHVATSGDEAELFLNGESLGRKAKGEFEYRIRWDDVEYQPGELKVVAYKADEVWAEDIVRTTGEASGLEASADRNIIKADGKDLSFITVNVTDKDGMIVPLADNEIQFSLEGPGEIVATDNGDPTNFTEFHSHTRKAFSGKALVIVKGIDGGKGEIIVTAQSPGLEKATVTVNTEE, encoded by the coding sequence ATGAATAACAGCCTCCCAGTTTTTAAGCATCTTCCTTTATTATTAGTCTTCTTTTCACTTTTTGCCTGTTCGGAACAAAGCCAAAGAGAACGTCTTTCCATCAATGATGATTGGAAGTTCATGAAGTATGAGTCAGCAGAAGATACCGATACGTTGATTTATGACGTACGTCCTGAGCTTACCGAATACAACGATGCCCAAGCCGCAGATACTGAACCCGAAAATGCGTTAGAAGTGGAAGCTGAAAAAATGGTTCTAAAACCGTGGATTATGCCTTCCGGCAATGACTTTATCAGTGACCCCGCTAAACGATTTGAACGACCCAAAGGGAATCCCGGCAGTGACTTCCCATTTGTTCAGAATAACTTTGATGATAGCTCCTGGGAAACAGTCACGCTCCCACATGACTGGGCTATCGAAGGACCCTTTTTTGAAGGCCCTGATGCAGAAGTGACAGGCGGAATGGGTCGGCTTCCCAGTCCCGGAGTAGCCTGGTATCGGAAAGATCTGGATATCCCTGCTTCTGATTCCCTGAAATCTATTTTTCTTGATGTGGATGGTGCAATGTCTTATGCCATGGTTTGGCTAAACGGCAATCTCGTTGGTGGCTGGCCCTTTGGGTATGCATCATGGCGTCTTGACCTGACTCCATATTTAAATTATGGCGGTGACAATCAGCTTTCCATTCGGTTAGATAATCCACCGGAGTCATCAAGATGGTATCCCGGAGGCGGTCTTTACAGGAATGTTTGGTTAGTTAAAACGAATCCAGTACACATAGCACATTGGGGTACTTATGTTACAACACCCGAAGTTTCAGAAGAATTAGCTACGATAGATTTAGAAATATCAATTGATAACCGCACTGAAGAAGAAGTCAATGTAGAAGCGCGAACAAAAATCTACGCTTTAGATGCTGAAGGAAATAGAACAGGAGGTGTTGTCCAAAGATTTGAACCTGTAAGAACCTCAATTTCAGCCGAAGGTAATGGTGGCTTAAAAAGCTCGGTCCAAATTGAAAATCCTAAACTTTGGGGCCCTCCTCCTACCCAAACTCCAAATATGTATGTAGCAGTAACGATGCTATATCAGGATGGGAAAAGGGTTGATAAATACGAGACTGAATTTGGTATCCGAACCATTGAAATGGACGGTGATCGCGGTGTTATCGTAAATGGTGAGCATGTGCATATTAAAGGCGCGAACCAGCATCACGATTTAGGAGCCCTGGGAGCTGCCTTCAATACCAGAGCCGCTGAACGACAATTGGAAATACTGCGTGAAATGGGGACCAACTCAATTCGAACAGCACACAATCCGCCCGCTCCGGAACTGCTGGAGCTAACAGATCGCATGGGATTTCTAGTTATTGATGAATCCTTTGATGTTTGGGAGCGCAGAAAAACTCCTTACGACTTCCATCTAATTTTTCCAGACTGGCACGAGCAAGATTTACGAGCCTTGGTCCGCCGCGATAAAAATCACCCTTCGATAATTGCTTGGAGTACCGGAAATGAAGTGGGCGAGCAATACACCGGACAGGCCGGCGCCGACCTTGCGATGAAGCTCCGCAAGATTATGAAAGATGAAGACCCTACTCGACTTACAACAGCATCCATGAATTTTGCCAAACCTCCCATGGAATTTCCGGATCCTGTTGAAGTAATTAGCTTGAACTACCAAGGAGAGGGAATCCGAGATGAAGGAGAATATGCACACCTTAGATGCTGTGGAATAACCACCTCTCCTCTCTATCCTTCTTTCAAAGAAACTTATCCTGGCCGTGTGATAATCAGTTCTGAAAATGCGGCTGCGGTGTCAAGTCGTGGCACCTATTTATTTCCGGTTGTTGATGCAATCAGTTCACCTATCAGCCCGGGTAAAGGCGGCGATCCTGAAACGGCCTACGTAAGTGCCTATGAATTATATACGGCTGATTTTGGATCTTCAGCTGATAAAGTCTTTCGCTCCATTGATCAGCACCCATATGTTGCTGGTGGATTTGTCTGGAGTGGATGGGATTATCTTGGAGAACCGACTCCTTATTATTCTGCACGCAGTTCCTATTTTGGAGCCATTGATCTGGCAGGCTTCCCGAAAGATCGCTTCTACATCTACCAAGCGAACTGGAGGCCCGACTACCCTATGGCGCATATATTTCCTCACTGGAACTGGCCGGACAGAATAGGGGAAGTTACTCCCGTTCATGTGGCTACTTCCGGCGATGAGGCAGAATTATTCCTAAACGGAGAATCACTGGGCCGCAAGGCTAAAGGTGAATTTGAATACCGAATTCGTTGGGATGATGTAGAATATCAACCCGGAGAACTTAAAGTGGTTGCCTACAAAGCCGATGAGGTTTGGGCCGAGGATATTGTTAGAACAACCGGCGAGGCGTCAGGACTGGAAGCGTCGGCTGACAGAAATATCATCAAAGCTGATGGAAAAGACCTATCCTTTATTACGGTCAATGTCACTGACAAAGACGGGATGATTGTGCCTTTAGCTGATAATGAAATTCAATTCTCACTAGAAGGTCCCGGAGAAATTGTAGCCACAGATAATGGTGATCCAACAAACTTTACTGAATTTCATTCTCATACCCGAAAAGCATTTAGCGGAAAGGCTTTGGTGATTGTAAAAGGGATTGACGGAGGAAAAGGTGAAATAATAGTTACCGCTCAATCTCCAGGATTAGAGAAAGCAACGGTAACTGTGAATACAGAAGAATAA